Below is a genomic region from Thermoproteales archaeon.
CAAATGGTGTCGAGGTGGATTTTGCCGATGGGGTAGCGAAATTTTTTGCTTTTGCTGGAGAAAGAACGATAAAATTATATCTAAATATTAGTAGTAAAATTAGGAAAGGATGATGTAAGGTGGAAAGCAGGGATTTTGCGGAAGCGCTTAGAATACTTAGGTCGCTAGGGCTGCGGAAAAGCGAAGCACTCGTGTATTTGAAAATATTATCTAATGAAGGTATAACGGCTTTAGAGCTTTCTTCTGAGTTAAACATGCCATTATCTAAGCTTTACATTATACTTAAAAATCTGGAAAAACGCGGCTTGATAGACAGCTATGGTAAGAAAAAGAAAATATACAGAGCGTCCAAACCGGAGGTTAGTATTTTAGAGCTTTTGAAGGAGAAGGAGGAAAGTATAAGAAGAGACTTGGAGTTTATGCGGGACTTTATAGCGAAGATGTCGATGGAGAGAGAAAGATTGGAGATTCCTCCAATATACATTATAAGAAAAAACATTTTATCTCGATTAAAGAAAGAAATGAAAACTGTGAAATCCGAGATTTTGATAGCATTACCAAATAATTTGGTAAAAGATCTTCTCAAGGATATAGATTTTTTACTTAAAAAGTACATAGTTGTTTCGGTAATTCTATACTCAGGACCTGAAATCGATCATATTCTGAGGCAGCTTAGCAAAATGAAGGGCTGTCTAACTGTGAAGAGAAGAGAAATATACGCTATGGATTTGCTCGTTATAGATAGGAGCAAAGCGTTTATCTTTTCTTCAAAAAACAAGTATGCCATGATGATAGAAGATCCTGAAATCGTCAAAGCTATGATACAAATATAC
It encodes:
- a CDS encoding TrmB family transcriptional regulator, coding for MESRDFAEALRILRSLGLRKSEALVYLKILSNEGITALELSSELNMPLSKLYIILKNLEKRGLIDSYGKKKKIYRASKPEVSILELLKEKEESIRRDLEFMRDFIAKMSMERERLEIPPIYIIRKNILSRLKKEMKTVKSEILIALPNNLVKDLLKDIDFLLKKYIVVSVILYSGPEIDHILRQLSKMKGCLTVKRREIYAMDLLVIDRSKAFIFSSKNKYAMMIEDPEIVKAMIQIYYYMLWLPSKVIFRGRVRPNTMLSFSNMWRAVYEVKEFLRQGYEVEAHVVGRYTRNGQPFKGKGYVVDAKTSEDKTVFNLVIDFNGKRLSVGGIDARIEDIEAFELYLIPFK